gacgacgagAAGCCCGTCATGCTCCGCGAGGTCGACAACTGCCTGGCCCTCGTGGCCATCATGAAGGAGGGCACCTACGACAAGATGCCGCTCGTCAACATGAACGTAGACGTTGTCGTCAAGGGGCTGACGGAGTTTTTCAACATCACAAAGCCTCGCAAGTGAGGCCCTTAGTGGCTTGACCGGTGAGGGGATATGGTTCCATTTGGAGGGGTAGAGAGTAGGAGAGCGTTGCACTGGCCACTGGTTTtgatctctttctttttcggcGTGGGAGGAACCTGTGAGGTACATGCGCATGTTGGGAGGGGCTTATTGTCGTGTTTATGGGCAGGATCGCAAAGCATTTCTTTAGCGTAGTTTGGCGGCCGGCTGAGCATCCATCTCTTCATAAACGTCCTAGTCGCAAGAAAACCTGTTGAGAACGTGGTGTACGtgaacttttcttgtttgccCTCTTGTGGTCTCAGTAGAGTAAATGTCGTGAAATTGATCTTCAATTCATGTTTTGTGATATCCAATTCTGCCACTTTGACGCCTTGCCCAATACAATCATGACACcgaatacaaaaaaaaagtaagtcAAAATTTCATGAATCCATAGCCCCTACGCCTTTTCCAATCCCCTTGCCCCGGCCCCTCAAAACCGCCTCAATGGCCCTGGCCACGCCGACAAAATCGCCCAGTATGCTAATGTGGCCCTTCTCCGTACTGATCCTCCCGCCGCTGACGACGTCGTAGCCCGGCGGCAACATGGCCTCGCGCGCGAGGACGACGCCGTCGCCAGATCGAAAGACCAGGTCATTGTAGGTCTCGTCAGGGCTGGCAATGGCGTCGAGCGAGGATACGCGCACGGTGTGCACCGTGGGTGTGTCCTTGCCGTAGATGACGGCCAGCGGTGGGTAGGCGTTGGAGTCACTCAGCTCGGGTCGGTGCTGCGTCTCGGCCCGGAACTGCTTCGTCTCCGCCAGTGTCCGTGCCAGGTACCTGTAGGCCCTGGAGTAGTGCTGGTCTTCCTGCTGTCCCTGGCTAGATCCCGGCGAGCTTGTACGGCTGTCGTCGCCGTTCGTTTGGTGCGGCCCGGAGTCCTCGGTCGGCAGAGGAGGCGGGCCTAGGACGCCGCCGTTGGCAAGGATGGAAGCCTTACGGCCTCGATCATCGCTGCCGCTCTTTCCACGTAGGTCGAAGGTCGAGATGGTCGTGGACATCTCACGCAGCGAATACAGGGCCGAGTCGAGTTTGCTGACGGGCAGTGCCGGTTTGAGGGGTGGTGCGACGGCAGGGCACAGCCTGTACTTGACCCAGTTTTCTGGGTCGTAAAAGTCGAACTTGAACTCATGTGTGCCATCCTTGGAGACGAAACATTCGCCATCCTCGGGCAGAAATACGAAACTCGTGCGGAAGGAGAAGTTGACCTGCGCCGTGAGGAGCTTCTGGTTGAGAAGGACCGCATCGCCGTTACGCAACGGACCGATGATATTGATGGCGCGCTGCGGAACGCCTGCGTAAACCACACCGGAAAAGAGATTTGGCCGTTGGTTTACAGCGTGGCGGGTGATCAGGCCGCCCAGGCTGTGGGCAACAACAAGAGCTCCGCTTGGTTTGTCCCGTACATTGGATTCCAAGCCCTCAAGAAATTTGAGTAAGCGTGCTGAAGACCGAGCAGGGCTAAGCCTCCAGTCGTAGGCAAACTCATGGACTCTAAGAGTTCCTGATTTCGCGTTTCGGCTTTCACGCATTCGCCTCAACAGCCGACGTGAGATGTCGATAGGCCCGATGTTCTGAAGCATGCTGGACGGTATTATGTGCTCCTCCATGGTTTCCTCGTCCTGAGGATCAAGTCCGACTTCGAGATTTACTTTGCGCATATTGAGACCGACCTTTACAGGAACCCATAACTGTTGATGTGGTGAGCTTGCTGAGCGAAGTATCGATCCTCTGTATCCTCCTAGAACCACAACATCGCCAGTAAGTGATTCAAGTACAGCATCGAGTATTGCTATGCCGTCCTTGGGGCTAATCGTGCTGTTGCGTGGTTTTCCTGGTGATCTGGGTACGGAGCCGATGGAAGATTCTGTAAAGCTACCGCTCTTAAACGGCGATGTCATACTGGGGAGCTGCGGCATCTTGAAGGATGGCCGGTCGAAGCTGTCCATGATGGCCTTGAATCTCGAATTTGTCATTTTCCTCACGTCCAGAAATCGTTCATCGTCGCCATAAGAAGAGACCCTCGTCATTGGGTTATATAATGTGGACTCCATAGATGTTGATCTTCGCAGCGTGTAAGCCTGTCCAGGCCGCCCCAAGGGACGCAGCGGCTTTGGTCCGTGTGGATATCGTATGGCTATGGACTCTTCCTTGGCAAGAGAGCTTTCCTCGAAGCTGTGGTCTGTCGTGACCTGCCCCGATTTTGTGCATGTTCCATTTCGAGTTGGAGACAGAGAAGTGTCACGTTTATGTGATGATGACGAGAAGAATGAAGGAGTTGGTAGGCTGGGTAGGAAGTTGGACGGCATGGATATCGAGGGTATCGCCCTGGACAATTTCTTTAGGGCATCGCCGCCGACAGTGCTTGCCCGCTTGCGACTTGAGAAACCGGGGGTACCGGAGTTGGAAAGCTTCCCCGCCCCTGATTCCGGCATTTGAGGTCGGTTTTGCGGTGCTATGGTAGGGACAGATGCCGGTTTATGTGGCACTGCTACCGAGGAAGCTCCGTTGAGCGTTGCATTCAACATGTTAGCTGGTGTTTCTGGCCGTGCCACAAAAACGCCTCCATGGTTCGGTCCAGCAGAAGGATTTGACGAGAGGCTGTCAGCAATGTTGTCGGTGGGCCCATCCATGAAATCCCACATGGCAGCAGCCTTCTCAGCAGCAGGAGTCCCGGGCCAGGCCAAGCGTGTGGCGATGGGACTGATTGCTGGTTGGAAGAGGCTCTGGGCAGCCTCGCCCTCACTGAAAACAccatcatcctcctcctccgaaGTATCCGTCCTGCTACCCGATTGATCCGAACCTAATGTATGTAGTGGTGGCTGTTGAAAGGCCTGGCCTGGGTCTGTATGTACAGGACCCGAGGCCATTGCTGGCTCCATGACGAGCATTGGAGCCACTGAGTTGGAATACTGTGCTCAATAGATTGAAAAATGGCTGAAATAGTTCTTGTTGTTAGTGGTGGACGCTCTGTCGTCTAATAGGATGTGTCGGGCAAGTATGTAGAGTATTTGAGTATTTCTCCCAACTCTGTCCTTCCATGAGATTTACAGCCGGAACTTACAAACTCGGGCACGATTCTGAATTATGTATGTAGCACTTTTCCGGAATCGCCGGAAGCAATAAAATAGTAGCTACTATGGCGAGGTCTATTAATGCCGTTTAGATGTGCATACGACGCTAGGCCCTCAAGCACCGGTGAACTTATAaatcaaaaaagaaaaaaagttgaaCGACGCGAATTCGCGGGTCAAAGCCGGGCCAACTAAATGACTGTCCGGAATAGCTCTGGGGATCGAGAGGTATTTCAGTAAAATAAACAATAGCCCGACAGGGTTGGATCGACGGATGGATGGATATCTACCGTTAAGGTAcggtacctgcctaccttcgCCCCCCCTTGGCCTTAATGCACAAGAGTTCGCTGCTTTGTGCTTAGAAGGGATCTCCTTTTCGGGCGATTGGCCAATCAGCGGTAGCGATAGTACCTACCAAGGCGCCTACCCTTGGCTAATGCAACACTTTTGGAGGGTGACGAGGGGCGCCTTAATCTCGAAACAAATATTTCGATCCCGGATGGAAAGAATAATCAAGGGAGTTTTCCCCTTATTCTTTCGGGGTAGGTAAGAAAAGGTTCGATCCCCTGGAAAAGTGGTCGCTAGCGTAAGATGCAGACAAAAGATCAACGTTGCTGCTCCTCAATCCACCGCCTTTCGGGACCTCGGGACTGGGATTGTTTATTGCTGATTCGCTTTTCTTTAATTCGTGGCCCGGCCCCCTGGAACACCAAGAGGAACCAGCACTGCCCCAGGAAATCTGGGCCCGGTTTGCTTGCTGACGAGTTCCACGGGGATGGGTGGCTTCGGGTTGCAACCTACCAGTAGCAGATGGTGATTAAGCGATGCGGTTAAACAGGCTTGACAGGAGTTAATTTGGTCtgccggttttttttttttttttttttttttttttttgtttctgccTTGAGGTTTGAAGGGGGGAAGGGGGCAGGCAGTATCGGGCAGCTGCGCATTTGTACACGGGTGGAGCGCAAGGTAGTGAGAGGTGGTGATGTCTCTTACGTAGATAGATAGGTATGCAGATAGGGTAACCAATCAGGTATTTTACTACCTTGCCTACGTACTACCACGCAGTTAGTCTGGTTTTTTATTCGGTTTCCCAGGGAGAGAACTTAATTGAGCCTTGATtgatgtttttcttttcctttttttgggaCGAACAAAatacctagaactagaagaACATCAGAGCAAAGACAAAACATGGAAGCTATGACCGAAGACATTCTATCGCAGCGAGTCAACGCCGACCCAGCCCAATCGGGAAACCTTGGCAGAAAGGGTGGGAATCTTGGTGGACTTGGTGGATGTAATTGACCTCATAGATCCATCTCATCTGCCAGCATCATCGACACATTCCCGCACGGGCATGTGATTTGATTTGATGCGCACCACAATAAATAAAAACGACTTCGATTTTGGGGTTAGTGCTTTTATTATCTCCTGTTGTTTCCGGCGTTCTGATTGTTGATTTCATTGTGTATGTACGTACCTAGGTTTTGGCACAagacaaacaaaagaaaacaaacagaCGAGGTGGACACCCAAATTGAGCAAACCATCGCAAAAAAGAGCAACTGGTTTGGTTCAACCCATCGTCCTCCAGCTTTTATGGAATGTTTCCATACACACAACGGATGGATTACTTTGGATAGGAAAACCGCAGCCCGACTCTTCACAGCCCCGCTTGTACCTACCTCTTCAAGTTTCAAGGCTTCGTTTGTGGGTGCTTATTCCATCCCCATTCAGTAGCTACCtgccttacctaggtacagtaACAAATTAATTACCTCCTAGACATCATCCACATAAGATGAACGATCTGGCAaatggtacctacctacctacggcACAGTTCGTAATTACTAGGTAGTAATCTACGTAGCCAAAGATAGGCAACGGGCGGCTGCGCCTTCCCATCGGATATTACGTACTCCCCGGttcgagagaaaaaaaaaaaaaaaaaaaaaccatctgGCCCAATCCGTCCAACCAGCCACGCTAAGATGTACCCCTTTAGGAGGCTTGGAGGGTTCCATGTCAGCCCTGCCCCGCGTGCCTGTTCTCAGCTCGATGTTCGATGTAACGTCATACTGTACCACTCTTGCACTCTTCACTCTTGCACTCTTCACTCTTGCACTCTTCACTCTTGCACTCTTCACTCTTGCACTGTACACCGGCGCGTTATCAAAAGCGTTGGAACTGTACAATTGTCTTTGGCCTCTTTCCCCCCGCCCCCAGCATTTGCATTACCCATGCCAAGGGAGCCAAGGGGCTTACTGTAGGAAGGGAGGGTTGACGTGCATGTCAAGTACGGAGTAGAGCCATGGTGTGAGTTACTGTACGTGGCTTGTATTGTTGACCGATGATTCTTGGGGTCCAAATGGCCAAAATAAAATGAATCAAATTCAATACTCGGGCATAATATAACAGATTTTGCTGGTCGCCCAAGACGTAAAGTGCATGCAACAGAATCACATTCCTGGGTCTGTCGCACAACAAACATACCAGCGAGATGGATTTCATCGCCGAATAACGGGCATTTCCAGTCAAATCCCCCGGAGTAATACCATCAGCTCAAGGGTTCCGGTTACTCAAGTCTCCATCTAGAGTAGTATCTCCTCTTCTCCAGAGTGGCGTTTTGATTCTGCTATGGATGTCTATCGATGCAAAATGCAGTTCGACACCATGCCTTAGATCCTAGCCAGACAAGATACACACCAGTTGTACATATATCCAGATTCCCCGTGGGCTCCCAGCCCAGGCCTTCTAAAAAGATCAGTCCGGTCATAAAACTCCTTGTACTCCTCATTATGTTCATTTCCATAGGTATCCAAAACCCCATTCCTCGGTGCCAAAAGAAGGACCGCCCCAGGTAAAGCAAAGTCCATATCGTAAGCAGAACTTTTCTATTTTGCCCAACATACCTGTCCAAAGGTCACGTATAATTAATCGCCAACATACAAGTTAGCATAAATTATACTTTGGTTCAACGTCATTTTACCTCATAAAGTCGAAGAATTCCCATCCCACCCAAAATCCATTGTTTCCATGGGAGCCATCTGCACCAAATTCCGCAAAAtcggctgctgttgttgctgttgttgatgcTGTCCTGTTGTGGCTGGCATTCCCCAGCCAGAAGACACTACAAACCCGTCCGTCGCGCTGCCGGTACCCCCTATAGACATTCCCGCCGCCAGTGTCGCAAAGTTGTGCACCGGCGTACCGAAAAATCCCGCCGGCGCTCCCTGATCCGCCATGATAGGGCTTGTATCGTAAGAGCCCTGGCTGGCCGGCGCAAAACTCCCCGCTCTTTGCCGCTGCGACTGCTTATGGTGCTGCTCGCTTGGCGTGCCGCCTGAGTTTGGTGTTTGGTGATTCGAGCCCTGGCTAGGCGAGTTCTCCGGTTCGTCGCCCTGCCCAAAGGACATACTGGACCCGTTGCTGGCATTGTACAACCGCGGCGAGTTTGGCGTCAGACTGATGACCGGTACGTGCCCACTGTTGCTGGAAGTGCTCTGACAGCTCTCTCGGGTCCGCGGGGGGTGCATGGCATGAACGTCGGCCGTCGTCATCCACACACGGTCTCTGCTAGGTTCGTCGTCGACAAGATCCGGGCCTTCAGCCGGGTTGCCGGTGTCGTCCCGACCGGCCTTGAACATGAAGCATTCGTTTTTATACGCGAGGATTCCGTGGTCTGCGAGGCCTTCTTCGCAATTGGCCCCTTGACGAACTTTGTTCATAGGTTGGTTTCCGGATGTGGTCTGCGAATCACTTTTAGGATGTTTGCTTTGAAGTGAAAGCTGAGTGTAAAGACTTACACTCTCAGCACTCCGCGTAAATTGGCCCTTGAGTTTTGGTATTCGCGCCGTCAAAGCCTCCAAGTCCACATCCAGCTGCACCAGAAACGATTCCGTCAACGGGTTCTTTCGTTTGAGTGCATTCATTGCCGCTAATAAAAAGCGCAAAGAGTCGGATGATTGACTATCATCTGGACGACTCTTCAAGTACTGCACAAACACCCTCGAAGAGACGTATAGacagaaggaaagaaaagggtTCATCTGAATACGATTCAGCATAAGAAACTCGagcaaggaaaaagaaaagagaataTAAGGTAAAGTTTCAACATACCGCAGACAAATCCATGTGTGACACCATCCGCATAATGCTTGCTATTTCGTTGGCGGCAGTGATGCAGCGGACTTTGCTTTCGGCACCCACGGATGGCGGTAGTCggttcttttccgacttgaATATTGCAGCTTGGTGCAGGCAGATCGTAGACGTATGTATACACATGTTTGTGTACACCACGTTCGGATTCTGCAACCCTATTGGGAGCTTGAGGTGCGGCGGTAGGCATAATGACGTGTTGAGCAGAATGTTATCCATCGCTCTGTGTCTCTTCCAGAACTCCCCGTTTAAATCATGATCGTTGTCTTCCTCGTCGGGTCGGTGAAGGTGAGTGAGATTGCGGCCGAACAGTGATGCCATTAAGATGATGCCGCCAAACGAATTTAGTTTAGCCGCCCCTGAGGGACTCATTGCTTCCGCTAGTGTCATAGTCTGCTCCGGCCGGCTCATGTCGAACGCTTCATCCGAAGCTGGCAGATTCGTCAATATGtccttttcgtcgatagTCATGGGCCAGCCGGTCCCGATACTGGCATACCGATCCTGGGCAAAGGCCATCCAAAAGGTCCGCCGCCTTTCTTCCCGTTCTGTCCAGTCCCGTGGTGGTGGCAGACATTGCTTGACGTCGAGCCCTGCCCCATCAAGCCTGTGCAGACCAATCATCTGCGACAACCGCACGGCGGCGCCGGTGCTCATCCATGCCCTCGGAAAGTACATCATCTTGAGCTCGTATGAAGCGAGCAACGTGTGTGTTTGCGTGTGCGCCACACATATTATGTGCTCGCCGAAGCCCTTCATATAGTCGGCCTCGATATACTTGCGGGAGCGCTGGTAAAAGAGGTCCTTGAGACCGTCATACTTGTCTGCTACAGAGCAGGCCAGAGTCCAAATGGCATAGCGCAAGCACACGGGTGGCCTATTGCTGGGGGCCCTGCTGCGTAGTTAGCACAGGCGCAGTCATGTCACGAACATGTGCGCGCACAGTTCGGCCAGCCTGGAGCATGAATACTCACAGATTCATTGCGGCAAGATACCGATACTTATGTATCATAGGCATAGACGGGTGTATCTTTTCAAAGTATATTTGATGCAGCTCATCGATCGTATCTTGTGGCGGCAGAGGCTCTTCCAGCCCTAGCCCAATCATCTCCCAGGTGAAGTTGGAACCATCATCACCCATGTTTACGGCCATTCTGCTGTTGAAGTTGAACTCGTCTACAGAACCTGGCTGAGGCGGCGATTCTGATGTATAGTTCCAACGGTCCGCATCTCGACTCTTGGCTATGCTTATGACAGGGTCGCTGATCTTCATGTTGGCAGTCGCTGCAGCTGTTGGGGCGGCTCCCTGGTCGGTCTGTGAAGTGGGCCCGCCAGGAGGGGATATTACAGGCATGTTGGGCGCCGAggaggttgcggtggtcgcTGGTAGGTCTTGTGTTTTCAAGAGGGTCTCAACTTGTTCTGCAGTCAACCAACGAAGGTGTGCCCAGTTAGTGACCAGCGCCAAGGGTAAGGGGAGTGCGTAATCTAGGACAGAGTGTCCATACTCAACCGCTCCTCCAATGCCTTGACGTACCCCCTCTTGGGGCCGCTCTTCCTCCGCACCTCATCATAGGCGCAGTCGTGTCCCAGTCTCGTGCAAGTGCTACAACTAGGCTTCTGGCCATCGCACTATGCCCAGATTTTAGGTTTGTCAGCATGATGCGCTCTCCTGGTTGCCGTCACTCGCTCGCGTCCTCATGGCTTCCGAGGGTTTGGGCCGGCTTGCCTTGAGCTTGCGCTTCCTGCATATCATGCAGGCCAGCCTCTTGGGTTTGGGAACATTAGAATTATCGGTCggaggagctgctgcagcgGCAGCGGTGTTGTGTGGGGCGGAGGCGGAGGTGGGAGTGGCGTCGGCTGCCATAGCGACGTCGGGAGGCGAGTTTGTGGAAGAGGGCGATATGGGCGTgttcatttcttttttcccttcaTCGGCAAGGGCAGGCGGGTAGGTAATTGCCCCGCGATGGGCTCAAAGAGTTTATGCCGTAGCTGTAGCTTATTGTATTTCTATCCCGCAAATGTTTTAAAAGTGGCGTCGCGGCGCGCGACACAGAATGGGAGCCACTTCTTCCTCCTCTCACTTCCCCCTTTCCAACAGGAGGGGGGTGCGTGCGTCGGTCGGTATGAATTTGACTTGACTTGGGCCGTCgccaaggaccacatccaggaTCCGAAGGCTTGCTTTGCAACTCGGAGATAACAAAGGACAGACTCCGGCGCGGGCTGTAGCAAGACGACGGCACGGCTTCCGATCTTCGAAGGAAGCTTAACTGGATGTTCAAAGAGGTCGGCGGATCATTGTCAAATGGGATCGAATTTGATTTCTCCAATTCAAACAAAACGGCCGACGCCGCTGGATAGTGTGAAACGAAACTGGCACTCGTGCTCGGTAGTGACAGCGGCAGCAAGGTCGACAGGCAACCAACCCTAGTGTCTCGGGTATGGCTGGCTACAAGGTCCCCCTAAGAATCCGAATAATTGGCTGCTGGTGAAAAGGGGATGCTCCGGCGTGCTGTGTGTTTGTACTTTTAGTGTCATAATTATTAAATAGTTGGAGCACTGGAGGACAGGTCAAtcagtaggtacctaaggtagaaATAGGGTGTAGGCGGGCTTGGCAGGATACCCAGGCGAGCCAAGGTCAGATCAGGATAAGGTCAGATAGCGTCCTCCCCCCCCAAAAGTCGCCGTTATTTTACCACATTTTTCTTAGTCTGTACTGCTCCGTAGATTGATGAGCGGGATTAAGATGTGGGGTCCCGGCGGGATTCCGACCTTGTACATCAACCAACCAAGGAACACATACCTCCAACTTTTCTACTGTAGGACTTTTATTCATACTACGTACGAACATGATGTATGAGTTTTGAGCACAGCGTGCCCGATGTGCTTGAAAAAACCGCATTGCTTTGATCCCTTGCTCAATTAGCTGCCTTGACTACGTACATACCTTGGCTAGATCGACATGTAGATATAGCTACTATACCTTACTTAGCAGTGACGGCAGCATGGCAGTACATAAACAAGGTATAGAAACACCTACCCAGGT
The Pyricularia oryzae 70-15 chromosome 1, whole genome shotgun sequence DNA segment above includes these coding regions:
- a CDS encoding C6 transcription factor Prf — encoded protein: MNTPISPSSTNSPPDVAMAADATPTSASAPHNTAAAAAAPPTDNSNVPKPKRLACMICRKRKLKCDGQKPSCSTCTRLGHDCAYDEVRRKSGPKRGYVKALEERLKQVETLLKTQDLPATTATSSAPNMPVISPPGGPTSQTDQGAAPTAAATANMKISDPVISIAKSRDADRWNYTSESPPQPGSVDEFNFNSRMAVNMGDDGSNFTWEMIGLGLEEPLPPQDTIDELHQIYFEKIHPSMPMIHKYRYLAAMNLAPSNRPPVCLRYAIWTLACSVADKYDGLKDLFYQRSRKYIEADYMKGFGEHIICVAHTQTHTLLASYELKMMYFPRAWMSTGAAVRLSQMIGLHRLDGAGLDVKQCLPPPRDWTEREERRRTFWMAFAQDRYASIGTGWPMTIDEKDILTNLPASDEAFDMSRPEQTMTLAEAMSPSGAAKLNSFGGIILMASLFGRNLTHLHRPDEEDNDHDLNGEFWKRHRAMDNILLNTSLCLPPHLKLPIGLQNPNVVYTNMCIHTSTICLHQAAIFKSEKNRLPPSVGAESKVRCITAANEIASIMRMVSHMDLSAMNPFLSFCLYVSSRVFVQYLKSRPDDSQSSDSLRFLLAAMNALKRKNPLTESFLVQLDVDLEALTARIPKLKGQFTRSAESTTSGNQPMNKVRQGANCEEGLADHGILAYKNECFMFKAGRDDTGNPAEGPDLVDDEPSRDRVWMTTADVHAMHPPRTRESCQSTSSNSGHVPVISLTPNSPRLYNASNGSSMSFGQGDEPENSPSQGSNHQTPNSGGTPSEQHHKQSQRQRAGSFAPASQGSYDTSPIMADQGAPAGFFGTPVHNFATLAAGMSIGGTGSATDGFVVSSGWGMPATTGQHQQQQQQQPILRNLVQMAPMETMDFGWDGNSSTL